In Chitinophagales bacterium, one DNA window encodes the following:
- a CDS encoding DUF763 domain-containing protein, giving the protein MPRSGYADLPLHYGHVPVWLAERMKKLGGAIVEAIALEYGISAVVQRFSDPFWFQSLGCVLGMDWHSSGVTTSVMGALKKAINPISHELGIYICGGKGKYSRQTPEELVRIADKTGMNGNYLINCSKLSAKVDNTAIQDGFHLYLHSFIVTRDGDWTVVQQGLNDKSSMARRYHWHSTSVKSFVDSPHTFIYGKNQGLILNLTDPKASGTRDSLVKIAIEDPVQSLPEIKKLLMPCYHDVRAADVNIKRLGSVLALAHEKEVQNFESLLMLQGLGPRTLQSLTLVSEVIHGTPSRFSDPARFSFAHGGKDGHPFPVPVKVYDETIDELRQAVNKAKIGSNEKTHAIKSLAHLAQRIEKDFVPNQNLSAVIKKEKEDSWKYGGRTVFGKVMPPQGNNNEQLKLF; this is encoded by the coding sequence ATGCCCCGCAGTGGATATGCTGATCTTCCGCTTCATTATGGTCATGTACCCGTATGGCTGGCGGAGCGAATGAAAAAGTTGGGCGGTGCTATTGTAGAAGCAATAGCTCTGGAGTACGGCATTTCTGCAGTAGTTCAGCGCTTCAGCGACCCTTTTTGGTTTCAGTCTTTAGGTTGCGTACTGGGTATGGACTGGCATTCGTCAGGAGTTACTACATCGGTGATGGGTGCTTTAAAAAAAGCGATAAATCCAATTAGCCATGAGCTTGGAATTTATATATGCGGAGGAAAGGGCAAATATTCCCGGCAGACTCCTGAAGAGCTGGTACGCATTGCTGATAAAACAGGTATGAATGGCAATTATTTAATTAACTGCAGCAAGCTAAGCGCTAAGGTAGATAACACTGCCATTCAGGATGGCTTCCATCTTTACCTCCATTCCTTTATTGTTACGAGGGATGGTGATTGGACGGTGGTACAGCAGGGATTAAATGATAAAAGTAGCATGGCAAGAAGGTACCATTGGCACAGCACTTCAGTAAAATCTTTTGTGGATTCACCCCATACTTTTATTTATGGAAAAAACCAGGGGCTTATCCTGAACCTTACAGATCCTAAGGCTTCGGGCACCCGCGATTCACTTGTGAAAATAGCCATAGAAGATCCTGTACAATCTTTACCGGAAATAAAGAAGCTGTTAATGCCTTGCTACCACGATGTACGAGCCGCAGATGTTAACATAAAACGCTTAGGAAGTGTATTGGCACTCGCTCATGAAAAAGAGGTTCAGAACTTTGAGTCGCTGCTTATGTTGCAAGGCCTGGGACCGAGAACATTACAATCCCTTACCCTGGTAAGCGAGGTAATCCATGGGACACCGTCACGCTTCAGTGATCCGGCGCGTTTTTCATTTGCGCACGGAGGAAAAGACGGACACCCATTTCCAGTGCCTGTAAAAGTCTACGATGAAACTATTGATGAATTGAGACAAGCCGTAAATAAAGCAAAAATCGGTTCCAACGAAAAAACACATGCAATAAAAAGTCTGGCACACCTGGCTCAAAGGATAGAAAAAGATTTTGTGCCGAATCAAAACCTGAGTGCTGTAATAAAAAAGGAAAAGGAAGACTCCTGGAAATATGGTGGAAGAACGGTTTTTGGTAAAGTGATGCCCCCTCAGGGAAATAACAATGAACAGCTCAAATTATTTTAA